One genomic segment of Pseudonocardia sp. T1-2H includes these proteins:
- a CDS encoding glycosyltransferase family 4 protein: MPAPRSSGRPSVVHVSSVHAWDDSRIFRRMCLSLARNGYDVTLVAVADTERTVEGVQIVPVERASGRLARLLAVPRVARRARSMRARLYHLHDPELIPMIPVLRRGGARVVYDAHEDLPLQVLEKEYLSSRVRPAVAAGARLLCATADRSADHVLAASPEVADRYRPGGCTVIRNYPERSGNGAPDTDYAAREHRVVYAGGLTRARGVEQMIDAMGHAGLPDDWRLRLAGPHSPDDFLDRLRARPGWDRVEFHGEVPPPEARRLMAGSRIGLAVLQPIGQNVDVLPTKLLEYMSVGIPVVAADYPQCRRIVESAGCGVVVDPTDPRAIGEAVGRLAARPDLAAEMGRRGRAAVAERYSWEAEEKRLLAVYADLLGAAV; the protein is encoded by the coding sequence ATGCCCGCGCCGAGATCATCCGGCCGCCCGTCCGTCGTCCACGTCTCGTCCGTGCACGCCTGGGACGACTCGCGGATCTTCCGCAGGATGTGCCTTTCTTTGGCGCGCAACGGGTACGACGTCACGCTCGTCGCGGTGGCCGACACCGAACGGACAGTGGAGGGCGTCCAGATCGTGCCGGTGGAGCGGGCGTCGGGCCGGCTGGCCCGGCTCCTGGCGGTCCCCCGCGTCGCGCGCCGCGCCCGATCGATGCGGGCCCGCCTCTACCACCTGCACGACCCCGAGCTCATCCCGATGATCCCGGTCCTGCGGCGAGGGGGCGCCAGGGTCGTCTACGACGCGCACGAGGACCTGCCGCTGCAGGTCCTGGAGAAGGAGTACCTGTCGTCCCGGGTGCGGCCCGCGGTCGCGGCGGGCGCGCGGCTGCTCTGTGCCACCGCGGACCGGTCGGCGGACCACGTGCTGGCGGCGTCGCCGGAGGTGGCCGACCGCTACCGTCCCGGCGGCTGCACGGTGATCCGCAACTATCCGGAACGGTCCGGGAACGGGGCCCCGGACACGGACTACGCCGCCCGGGAGCACCGGGTGGTGTACGCGGGCGGCCTGACCCGGGCCCGCGGCGTCGAACAGATGATCGACGCGATGGGGCACGCCGGGCTGCCCGACGACTGGCGCCTGCGGTTGGCCGGTCCGCACAGTCCGGACGACTTCCTCGACCGACTCCGTGCCCGTCCCGGCTGGGACCGCGTGGAGTTCCACGGGGAGGTCCCGCCGCCCGAGGCGCGGCGGCTGATGGCCGGCAGCCGCATCGGGCTCGCCGTGTTGCAGCCGATCGGGCAGAACGTCGACGTGCTGCCCACGAAACTGCTGGAGTACATGTCCGTGGGCATCCCGGTGGTGGCGGCCGACTACCCGCAGTGCCGCCGGATCGTCGAGAGCGCCGGGTGCGGCGTCGTCGTCGACCCGACCGATCCGCGCGCGATCGGCGAGGCGGTCGGCCGGCTGGCCGCACGTCCGGATCTCGCCGCCGAGATGGGTAGGCGCGGCCGGGCCGCGGTGGCGGAGCGCTACAGCTGGGAGGCCGAGGAGAAGCGTCTGCTCGCCGTCTACGCCGATCTGCTGGGCGCGGCCGTATGA